In Entomomonas moraniae, one DNA window encodes the following:
- a CDS encoding ankyrin repeat domain-containing protein, with protein MYKITTILASILITTNIIGYAEQQSLKVENNMPYLFKEIKANDNEAVLNFVKANPSLLEIRNSEGQTPLMLAIYQGNQELAIQLILAGANVNAQDNIKNSPFLYAGAEGYYDTVKLALAHGAKFDIYNRYGGTALIPAAEKGHVKNVELLANTPNFPIDHVNNLGWTALMEAIVLSDGGAKHVQIIEILLKAGANPNIPDNKGISALTHAKQKGYTDIVKLLESYHAK; from the coding sequence ATGTATAAAATTACAACTATTTTAGCTTCTATATTAATAACAACAAATATAATTGGTTACGCTGAACAACAATCATTAAAGGTGGAAAATAATATGCCTTATTTATTCAAAGAAATTAAAGCGAATGATAATGAAGCTGTTCTTAACTTTGTTAAAGCAAATCCTTCTTTATTAGAAATACGTAACTCAGAAGGACAAACACCTTTAATGTTAGCTATTTATCAAGGTAATCAAGAGCTTGCAATACAACTTATTCTTGCTGGAGCCAATGTAAATGCACAAGATAATATAAAGAACTCTCCATTTCTCTACGCTGGGGCTGAAGGGTATTATGATACTGTTAAATTAGCATTAGCCCATGGAGCTAAATTCGATATCTATAATCGTTACGGTGGCACTGCGTTAATTCCAGCTGCGGAGAAAGGACATGTTAAGAACGTTGAACTATTAGCGAATACGCCTAACTTTCCGATTGATCATGTTAATAATTTAGGTTGGACTGCATTAATGGAGGCGATTGTATTAAGTGATGGTGGAGCAAAACATGTCCAGATTATTGAGATCTTATTGAAAGCAGGAGCTAACCCCAATATTCCTGATAACAAAGGCATTTCTGCTTTAACTCATGCAAAACAAAAGGGATATACAGACATTGTTAAGCTCCTTGAATCCTATCACGCAAAATAA
- the cspE gene encoding transcription antiterminator/RNA stability regulator CspE, protein MSIQTGLVKWFNESKGFGFITPDNGSKDLFVHFSAVIGDGFKTLYEGQKVQFSAENGAKGPTAINVSAM, encoded by the coding sequence ATGTCGATTCAAACAGGTTTAGTTAAGTGGTTTAATGAAAGTAAAGGTTTTGGTTTTATCACTCCTGACAATGGTAGCAAAGATTTATTTGTTCATTTCTCAGCAGTTATTGGTGATGGATTTAAAACATTATACGAAGGACAAAAAGTACAGTTTTCTGCTGAAAATGGAGCTAAAGGCCCTACAGCAATTAATGTATCAGCTATGTAA
- a CDS encoding KilA-N domain-containing protein, protein MNNIIKLDYQHYQVSFNDDGWINATEAAKKFHREVTQWLRTEETLNYLFALQNALNLKGVSETEINEINSLDSRSSAYKNKILILSKKTGLVRSKSGSPESGGGTWLHPKLAVAFARWLSIEFSIWCDITIDHLVRSRTVIHTNEQVIKLLTLDEADTWEKRFIDSFYRALARVTNTRYLGHRNGTPPIFGKITKEWVYEVALPDYVYQEAKLRCRKGEKVHQYLTPTALKAVEAQIISITSLANGCLDYQDFISRCSQAYTKQGQIKLILPKAS, encoded by the coding sequence ATGAATAACATCATTAAATTAGATTATCAACACTATCAAGTTAGCTTCAATGATGATGGATGGATTAATGCGACCGAAGCAGCTAAGAAATTTCATAGAGAAGTTACCCAATGGTTAAGAACAGAGGAAACGTTAAATTACTTATTTGCCCTGCAAAATGCACTTAATTTAAAAGGTGTCTCTGAGACAGAGATTAATGAAATCAATAGTTTAGATAGCCGTAGTAGTGCTTACAAGAATAAAATATTAATTCTAAGCAAAAAGACTGGGTTAGTTAGGTCTAAAAGCGGTAGCCCTGAGAGTGGAGGTGGTACATGGTTACACCCTAAGCTAGCTGTTGCTTTCGCTAGATGGTTATCCATTGAATTTTCTATTTGGTGCGACATTACAATTGATCACCTAGTCAGATCAAGAACAGTTATCCATACTAATGAGCAAGTAATCAAGTTATTGACCTTGGATGAAGCTGACACTTGGGAAAAGCGTTTTATTGATAGTTTTTATCGTGCGTTAGCTAGAGTGACCAATACTCGTTATCTAGGACATAGAAACGGAACTCCACCAATATTTGGCAAAATAACAAAAGAATGGGTATATGAAGTGGCCTTACCTGATTATGTCTATCAAGAAGCAAAATTAAGATGTCGTAAGGGTGAGAAAGTACATCAATATCTAACACCTACGGCATTAAAAGCAGTTGAAGCCCAGATAATTAGTATTACATCATTAGCTAATGGTTGCTTAGATTATCAAGACTTTATATCGCGCTGTTCTCAAGCTTATACCAAGCAAGGGCAAATTAAACTAATCTTACCAAAGGCTTCGTAA
- a CDS encoding DUF6631 family protein, with protein sequence MAKKRSSSVKKNDVHELEILFPERPVEIAGRSITIKEYSFLEALRLLSVAEPIINTLKQKYTDIPGFEEAQELLLKHKIEVAFLVSQSCSLTAQEITKLTPEEGLVLIGVWWEVNKQGLFEFFKEPSSNTTNKNSHAWTNNITYLLKNGFSLNDIKQLTIRQLKLYTQSLGESERHKMADDITVVSVGTNGGKETAKIVKDLRK encoded by the coding sequence ATGGCCAAAAAACGAAGTTCTTCTGTAAAGAAAAATGACGTTCATGAGCTAGAAATTCTTTTTCCTGAACGCCCTGTGGAAATAGCAGGGCGTTCAATCACCATAAAAGAGTATTCATTTCTAGAAGCTTTGCGCTTATTGAGTGTAGCTGAACCTATCATCAACACATTAAAACAAAAATACACCGATATTCCAGGATTCGAAGAAGCTCAAGAACTACTATTAAAACACAAAATCGAGGTTGCTTTTCTTGTCAGCCAATCATGCAGTCTAACAGCACAAGAAATAACTAAACTAACGCCAGAGGAGGGATTAGTACTAATAGGAGTATGGTGGGAAGTCAATAAACAAGGACTGTTTGAATTCTTCAAAGAACCAAGCAGTAACACGACTAATAAAAATAGTCATGCATGGACCAACAACATCACCTACTTACTAAAAAATGGTTTTAGCCTAAACGACATAAAACAACTCACCATCCGTCAACTAAAACTCTATACCCAGTCACTAGGTGAATCAGAACGGCACAAAATGGCAGATGATATAACCGTAGTAAGCGTGGGAACAAATGGCGGTAAAGAGACTGCTAAGATCGTAAAAGACCTTAGAAAATAA
- a CDS encoding phage tail tube protein, whose amino-acid sequence METNKLFSLQGRFSTIQRKADGSLDNTTKTWLGNVKEASLEMSVDKETMKESFSGQRADYGTIITGKTISLNMTLTEWLPEPLALSLYAKEVKVDAKTITDEEFPTVVDGNTVVLDGYFISDLIIKDSTATPVTLKEGVDYEIVSDISGDIKILSTKTFKQPFKASYKSSEATALYPFANIQPPERCLVFEGINTLTGKNTYIEMYRVQFDPTSNFGLINETFGELPLTGTLLIDSQKTGKDQLSGYMQVLTME is encoded by the coding sequence ATGGAAACAAATAAACTATTTAGTTTACAAGGCCGTTTCTCAACTATTCAACGTAAAGCAGACGGCAGTTTAGATAATACAACAAAAACATGGCTAGGTAACGTAAAAGAAGCCAGTCTAGAAATGTCCGTTGACAAAGAAACAATGAAAGAATCTTTCTCAGGACAACGGGCTGATTACGGCACCATCATCACAGGTAAAACAATTAGTCTTAACATGACATTAACAGAGTGGCTGCCAGAACCATTAGCACTAAGTCTTTATGCTAAAGAAGTTAAAGTTGACGCTAAAACAATTACTGATGAAGAATTTCCGACAGTGGTTGATGGTAATACGGTTGTATTAGATGGCTATTTTATCTCAGACCTAATCATCAAAGACTCAACTGCAACACCTGTGACACTAAAAGAAGGCGTTGATTATGAAATCGTCTCTGATATATCAGGCGATATTAAAATACTTAGCACCAAAACATTCAAACAGCCCTTCAAAGCGAGCTATAAATCATCCGAAGCAACAGCACTGTATCCATTTGCCAACATCCAACCACCTGAACGCTGCTTGGTTTTTGAAGGGATTAATACCCTGACAGGTAAAAACACTTATATTGAAATGTACCGTGTTCAATTTGACCCCACCAGTAATTTTGGATTGATTAATGAAACCTTTGGCGAGCTACCTTTAACCGGTACGCTTTTAATCGACTCACAAAAAACAGGCAAAGATCAGTTAAGTGGATATATGCAAGTTCTGACAATGGAATAA
- a CDS encoding phage tail terminator-like protein: protein MKELNSAFMVAIEGILPYPIKYEGKLFKPPPDTPWIEIKHIPTTTEPLQTVEKLGGILQIDINHPLDTSAPKLLEDADKVKARLRPHVRFEYNGQSFTVRKVDYSQILIKDNYNVIHLSIYYKATINF from the coding sequence TTGAAAGAACTGAACAGCGCATTTATGGTGGCGATTGAAGGAATCTTACCCTATCCAATCAAGTACGAGGGCAAGCTCTTTAAACCGCCTCCAGATACACCCTGGATAGAAATAAAACACATCCCTACCACAACCGAGCCATTACAAACTGTAGAGAAGCTAGGCGGAATACTACAGATAGACATCAATCACCCACTCGATACTAGTGCACCTAAACTACTTGAAGATGCTGACAAGGTTAAAGCAAGGCTAAGACCTCATGTAAGATTTGAATATAACGGGCAGTCATTCACTGTTAGAAAAGTTGATTACAGCCAGATTCTAATCAAAGATAACTATAACGTTATTCACTTATCAATTTACTACAAAGCAACGATTAACTTTTAA
- a CDS encoding glutamate 5-kinase, whose translation MLKDKITKALSKAFDNKLADAVTEFEGIRVTKGNYNPITGESDDIVTKYTGRGVFGSYALSLVDGESILTTDQKLTALQAEVTNTPQINDKIEDYTVINVTKDPANITWSIQLRGG comes from the coding sequence ATGCTAAAAGACAAAATCACTAAAGCTCTGAGCAAAGCTTTCGATAACAAGCTTGCTGATGCTGTGACCGAGTTTGAAGGGATTAGGGTTACCAAGGGTAATTATAATCCTATCACGGGTGAATCAGATGATATAGTGACCAAATACACTGGACGCGGCGTGTTTGGTTCTTATGCGCTCTCTTTAGTTGATGGTGAATCTATTCTAACCACTGACCAAAAGCTCACAGCACTACAAGCAGAAGTTACCAATACCCCACAAATTAATGACAAAATCGAAGATTATACCGTCATTAACGTAACCAAAGACCCTGCCAATATCACATGGTCCATTCAGTTACGGGGAGGGTAA
- a CDS encoding HeH/LEM domain-containing protein: MSMELIYTERTSNFEKDKSYRNPQYFDKPEKATKVIIEGDYPNIVEAYEAVGIKVSTGAEKESGPINPSDMKVDQLKEILTAKGIEFPDNAKKADLVKLLEEAGGA, encoded by the coding sequence ATGAGCATGGAACTAATTTATACAGAACGAACTTCAAATTTTGAAAAAGATAAAAGTTATCGTAATCCACAGTATTTTGATAAACCTGAAAAGGCTACAAAGGTTATTATTGAAGGTGATTATCCCAATATTGTAGAAGCTTATGAGGCTGTCGGCATTAAAGTAAGCACTGGAGCCGAAAAGGAAAGCGGCCCTATTAATCCTTCTGACATGAAAGTAGATCAACTCAAAGAAATTCTCACAGCCAAAGGCATAGAATTTCCTGATAATGCTAAGAAGGCTGATCTCGTAAAACTGTTAGAAGAAGCAGGCGGTGCATAA
- a CDS encoding minor capsid protein, whose product MAEKVSHKLTDIALYEAEFEQKNLTKTLGEKFKSIAKTTLISSLAVIPLQVSGSIAGKTVNEAINIIPIESQRLINAIKVSVAQGKSNAEIITSIRGTKANQYTDGILNVSRNSIDSTVRTLIGHTATVAKETLYKANDSAIEGVQWVSTLDRRTTSTCAALDGQIFRQGEGPRPPLHYNCRSVVIPVTRLSRLFSQGTTRASETGQVSGDLTYYSWLQRQSSTFQDQALGPVRGQLFRDGGLSAERFAQLQIDRNFRPITLARMRELEPLAFERAGL is encoded by the coding sequence ATGGCAGAAAAAGTTAGTCATAAGCTTACTGATATAGCTCTCTATGAAGCTGAATTTGAGCAAAAAAATCTTACTAAGACATTAGGCGAGAAGTTTAAAAGCATCGCTAAAACAACCTTGATATCCTCTCTAGCCGTCATTCCTTTACAGGTTAGTGGCTCGATAGCTGGTAAGACTGTTAATGAAGCAATTAATATCATACCGATTGAATCTCAGCGGTTAATTAATGCTATCAAAGTAAGCGTTGCTCAAGGCAAATCTAATGCTGAGATCATCACCTCGATTAGAGGAACTAAAGCCAATCAATATACAGATGGCATACTTAATGTAAGCCGTAACAGCATTGATTCAACTGTTAGAACGTTAATTGGTCATACGGCTACAGTCGCAAAGGAAACTCTTTATAAGGCTAATGATTCCGCTATAGAGGGTGTGCAGTGGGTATCTACACTTGATCGAAGAACTACCTCTACTTGTGCAGCGTTAGATGGTCAAATCTTTAGGCAGGGAGAAGGTCCTAGGCCACCTCTTCATTACAACTGTAGGAGTGTCGTTATTCCCGTCACTCGACTCTCTAGGCTGTTTAGTCAAGGAACAACCAGAGCGAGTGAAACGGGGCAAGTATCAGGCGATCTTACCTATTACTCATGGCTACAGAGACAGAGCAGTACATTTCAAGATCAAGCATTAGGACCAGTAAGAGGTCAATTATTCCGTGATGGTGGTTTGAGTGCAGAGCGATTTGCACAATTACAAATAGACAGAAACTTCAGACCAATTACACTGGCTAGAATGAGAGAGTTAGAGCCGCTAGCTTTTGAAAGAGCAGGCTTATAA